A single genomic interval of uncultured Pseudodesulfovibrio sp. harbors:
- a CDS encoding HypC/HybG/HupF family hydrogenase formation chaperone, with translation MCLAIPAEILEINDGVATCKVGEGDTTVQASIMLLDEEVTLGDYIIIHAGFALRKLDPKEAQETLQILRDLVNIMGGEDYQHEML, from the coding sequence ATGTGCCTCGCGATACCAGCGGAAATTCTTGAAATCAATGACGGCGTCGCCACCTGCAAAGTCGGCGAAGGCGACACCACGGTCCAGGCTTCGATCATGCTTCTGGATGAAGAAGTAACGCTGGGTGACTACATCATCATTCATGCCGGATTCGCACTGCGTAAGCTTGATCCCAAGGAAGCACAGGAAACATTGCAGATTCTGCGTGATCTGGTGAACATCATGGGTGGCGAAGACTACCAGCATGAAATGCTCTAA
- a CDS encoding HAMP domain-containing sensor histidine kinase, with product MSQQKPHTDGKRKRIPERLVGYLTPSRRPLLFILLAALSLAAAGGFINTRIIYPAFTNIIIEGISDDARRIASHLLPPALKHTSLVSERLTPRFFGDIYKLENDFGLIKVKIISFKGTVIYSTDPDDIGRQSCAHFAQRSGKNEVYTQLLKLNQRSLDGDTFLAEVVETYIPITSGDRFLGAFELYFDITKRMQHLHRLVTYSTIAMGTLAAALIITVLILIRKETSRQKAQEKAEALKEEVDRITRHDLKSPVAGILSGLTYLENFTELTDEQAAITADMRKAANTALNLMTRGLDLFKMETGTYTFEPAPVDIPGTCQRAATDLGEIARTRGVLLTLNDPAASTTALADETLCYLTIANLLKNAIEASSIGDTVVIDFDSQDHIIVAISNPAEIPTDIQSTFFDKYSTSGKQSGTGIGTYSARLMARTMNGDLTMTSSPDEGTTVTLTLPKE from the coding sequence ATGTCCCAGCAGAAACCCCATACCGACGGCAAGCGTAAACGAATCCCGGAAAGACTCGTGGGCTATCTGACGCCCAGCCGTCGACCACTTCTGTTCATCCTGCTTGCCGCCCTTTCCCTCGCCGCTGCCGGCGGATTCATCAACACCCGCATCATCTATCCCGCATTCACGAATATCATCATTGAGGGTATTTCCGACGATGCCAGACGCATCGCTTCTCATCTCCTCCCCCCCGCGCTCAAACATACCTCCCTCGTATCCGAACGCCTCACGCCCAGATTTTTCGGGGATATCTACAAACTGGAAAACGACTTCGGACTGATAAAGGTAAAGATCATCTCATTCAAAGGCACGGTGATCTACTCTACCGACCCTGATGACATTGGAAGACAGAGCTGTGCACACTTCGCACAACGCTCCGGGAAAAACGAGGTCTACACCCAGCTTCTCAAGTTGAACCAACGATCACTGGACGGAGACACTTTTCTCGCCGAAGTTGTCGAGACCTACATACCAATCACTTCAGGCGACCGATTTCTCGGTGCTTTCGAACTGTATTTCGACATCACCAAACGGATGCAGCACCTGCACCGTCTGGTCACCTATTCGACCATTGCCATGGGAACTCTTGCCGCTGCGCTCATTATCACTGTCCTTATCCTCATCAGAAAAGAGACGTCCCGCCAGAAGGCTCAGGAAAAAGCCGAGGCACTCAAAGAGGAGGTGGACCGCATCACCCGCCATGACCTCAAATCGCCTGTTGCCGGAATTCTCAGCGGTTTGACCTATCTGGAAAACTTCACGGAGCTGACGGACGAACAAGCGGCAATTACGGCAGATATGCGAAAAGCCGCAAACACGGCGCTCAACCTGATGACCCGCGGCCTTGATCTCTTCAAGATGGAAACCGGCACTTATACGTTTGAACCAGCACCCGTCGACATTCCCGGCACCTGTCAACGTGCCGCCACCGATCTCGGCGAAATAGCCCGAACCAGAGGTGTCCTCCTTACTCTCAATGATCCGGCGGCATCCACCACCGCCTTGGCCGACGAAACACTATGCTACCTCACCATCGCCAATCTGCTCAAAAATGCCATTGAGGCGTCCTCCATCGGTGACACTGTCGTGATCGATTTTGATTCACAGGATCATATTATCGTAGCCATCAGTAATCCTGCTGAAATTCCAACCGATATTCAAAGCACTTTCTTTGACAAATATTCCACCTCGGGCAAGCAGAGCGGAACCGGGATCGGCACGTATTCCGCAAGGCTCATGGCACGCACCATGAACGGTGATCTCACCATGACATCCTCCCCGGATGAGGGAACCACGGTCACCCTTACCCTGCCCAAGGAATAA
- a CDS encoding HyaD/HybD family hydrogenase maturation endopeptidase, translating into MPETDKRILILGVGNILFTDEGFGVRIAEELEQKYEFSPNVTILDGGTLGLRLMGPIMESDYLVIVDIVLNEGQPGDVFRLLGEDLNKACAFKNSMHQTDLLDTLANCSIVGQVPDDIILYGVEPVNYKDMSAALSPELEAKMPEVIDAVLKEVENAGGTYTSRTMANPATEKIYVPRDTSGNS; encoded by the coding sequence ATGCCTGAAACAGACAAACGCATACTGATACTGGGCGTGGGAAACATCCTGTTCACCGACGAGGGTTTCGGCGTCCGAATTGCTGAGGAACTTGAGCAGAAATATGAGTTTTCCCCGAATGTCACGATTCTTGATGGCGGCACTTTGGGATTGAGACTCATGGGTCCGATCATGGAATCGGACTATCTGGTTATCGTTGACATCGTCTTGAATGAAGGACAGCCCGGTGATGTCTTCCGCCTGCTGGGTGAAGACCTGAACAAAGCCTGCGCCTTCAAGAACTCCATGCACCAGACGGACCTGCTCGACACGCTGGCGAATTGCAGCATTGTGGGCCAGGTTCCGGACGATATCATCCTTTACGGCGTCGAGCCGGTAAACTACAAGGACATGTCTGCGGCCTTGTCGCCGGAGCTTGAAGCGAAGATGCCGGAAGTCATCGACGCAGTCCTGAAAGAAGTGGAAAACGCCGGCGGGACGTATACCTCTCGCACCATGGCTAACCCTGCTACGGAGAAGATTTATGTGCCTCGCGATACCAGCGGAAATTCTTGA
- a CDS encoding SMR family transporter, with protein MGYVYLALAIIAEVLGTTALQACDGFTKVLPSSIVVTGYGLAFYFLSLVLKTIPMGIAYAIWAGVGIVLIGIAGAIFFKQIPDIPAMIGMGLIVSGVAVINVFSKTVSH; from the coding sequence GTGGGATATGTATATTTGGCGCTTGCCATCATAGCCGAGGTTTTGGGAACAACTGCCTTGCAGGCTTGCGACGGGTTTACCAAGGTTCTGCCGAGCAGTATTGTCGTGACTGGATACGGGTTGGCGTTCTATTTCCTCAGTCTTGTGCTGAAGACCATCCCCATGGGGATTGCATATGCCATTTGGGCCGGTGTCGGAATTGTCCTGATAGGCATTGCCGGAGCTATTTTCTTCAAACAGATTCCGGATATTCCGGCCATGATCGGCATGGGGCTTATCGTCAGCGGCGTGGCCGTCATCAATGTGTTTTCAAAGACCGTCAGCCATTGA
- a CDS encoding LysE family translocator, with translation MYAAMGFNFGILFHAAFAAFGLSAVLRTSALAYQGIKYAGAAYLIYMGIQMWRSHSQSMSEGSVQELKPMKIFRQTVLCNVLNPKVALFFLAFLPQFVDTSRGNVGMQMFILGIIFMLVSFPVFAATALFSGAIGNRLKGNPTIEGWLKRVAGSVLVSLGLVLAMPESR, from the coding sequence ATGTACGCAGCCATGGGCTTTAATTTCGGCATCCTTTTTCATGCGGCATTTGCTGCGTTCGGGTTGTCGGCCGTTTTGCGTACCTCCGCACTGGCATATCAGGGGATCAAGTATGCCGGAGCTGCCTACCTCATATACATGGGTATCCAGATGTGGCGGAGCCATTCGCAGTCCATGAGCGAAGGAAGTGTTCAGGAACTGAAACCAATGAAGATATTCCGGCAGACTGTCTTGTGCAATGTCCTCAATCCGAAAGTCGCACTTTTCTTTCTCGCTTTTCTGCCGCAGTTCGTGGATACGTCGAGAGGGAATGTCGGCATGCAGATGTTTATACTTGGAATAATATTCATGCTTGTCAGCTTTCCTGTTTTTGCTGCTACAGCGCTTTTTTCCGGTGCAATCGGTAATCGTCTCAAGGGTAACCCGACTATCGAAGGGTGGCTCAAGCGAGTTGCAGGCAGTGTGCTTGTATCGCTTGGTCTTGTTCTTGCCATGCCTGAAAGCCGTTAA
- a CDS encoding nickel-dependent hydrogenase large subunit, which produces MSGCAKSGPGAAAHGKHNVIVDPVTRIEGHLRVEAVVENGKIIDVRSSSQLFRGLEIILKGRDPRDAQHFTQRSCGVCTYVHALASTRAVDNAAGVDKEMPHNATIIRNLVMAAQFMHDHIVHFYHLHALDFVDVADCLNADVAKTAEIAVAVAKTVRPNPAIVTTKEELQKTKDTVKGIVDSGRLGIFTNAYFLGGHPAYVLPPEVNLLATNHYLAALHLQVKAARAMAVFGAKNPHTQFTVMGGVTCYEGLTDKYINDFIGLHAEIKDFILDCYIPDLIAVASYYKDWAAIGGTTNFMTFGEFPAQGGEADLNSRYVKPGVIFDRKFQDVMAYDPAQIEEHVKHSWYKDDAPKHPYSGVTDPMYTSLDDKTKYSWMKAPRYNGKAVEVGPLATCLVNYGLGHPEFVKYTNFVLEKLGVGAEALFSTLGRTGARGIECLIVALKTTDWINDLKANIAAGKVDICKDWDMPAEAQGVGYVNAPRGGLSHWLNIKDSKIDNFQLVVPSTWNLGPRCDNDIPGPTEEALLDNTPIADPERPVEILRTVHSYDPCIACGVHVIDNKTGNVKKFRVL; this is translated from the coding sequence AATTGAGGGTCACCTGCGCGTGGAAGCCGTGGTCGAAAATGGCAAGATCATCGACGTTCGCAGCAGCTCTCAGCTGTTCCGTGGTCTGGAGATCATCCTGAAAGGCCGCGATCCCCGTGATGCCCAGCACTTCACCCAGCGTTCCTGCGGTGTCTGCACCTACGTGCACGCACTCGCTTCCACCCGCGCTGTTGACAATGCTGCTGGCGTTGACAAGGAAATGCCGCATAACGCCACCATCATCCGTAACTTGGTGATGGCCGCGCAGTTCATGCATGACCATATCGTGCACTTCTATCATCTGCACGCTCTCGACTTCGTGGATGTCGCCGACTGTCTGAATGCCGACGTTGCCAAGACCGCTGAAATCGCTGTCGCCGTCGCCAAGACCGTTCGCCCCAATCCCGCGATCGTCACTACCAAAGAAGAACTCCAGAAGACCAAAGATACCGTCAAGGGTATCGTTGATTCCGGTCGTCTCGGCATCTTCACCAATGCTTACTTCCTCGGCGGCCACCCGGCTTACGTCCTGCCGCCCGAAGTAAACCTGTTGGCTACCAACCATTACCTGGCTGCCCTGCACTTGCAGGTCAAGGCTGCCCGCGCAATGGCTGTCTTTGGTGCGAAAAACCCGCACACTCAGTTCACCGTCATGGGCGGCGTAACCTGTTACGAAGGCCTCACCGACAAGTACATCAATGACTTCATTGGTCTCCATGCCGAGATCAAGGATTTCATCCTTGACTGCTACATCCCGGACCTCATTGCTGTCGCCAGCTACTACAAGGACTGGGCTGCCATCGGTGGTACCACCAACTTCATGACCTTCGGCGAATTCCCCGCTCAGGGCGGCGAAGCCGATCTGAATTCCCGTTACGTGAAGCCCGGTGTCATCTTTGATCGCAAGTTCCAGGATGTCATGGCTTATGATCCTGCTCAGATTGAAGAGCACGTCAAGCACTCCTGGTACAAGGACGACGCTCCGAAGCACCCCTACTCCGGTGTGACGGATCCCATGTACACCAGCCTTGATGACAAGACCAAGTACTCCTGGATGAAGGCCCCCCGTTACAACGGCAAGGCTGTGGAAGTCGGTCCGCTGGCTACCTGTCTGGTCAACTACGGTCTCGGTCATCCCGAGTTCGTCAAGTACACGAACTTCGTACTGGAAAAACTGGGCGTGGGCGCAGAAGCTCTGTTCTCCACTCTCGGTCGTACCGGCGCACGCGGCATTGAATGCCTCATCGTGGCTCTCAAGACCACTGACTGGATCAATGACCTCAAGGCCAACATCGCTGCTGGCAAGGTCGACATCTGCAAGGATTGGGACATGCCCGCCGAAGCACAGGGTGTCGGTTACGTCAACGCTCCGCGTGGCGGCCTGAGCCACTGGCTCAACATCAAGGACTCCAAGATCGACAACTTCCAGCTTGTCGTTCCCTCCACCTGGAACCTGGGCCCCCGTTGTGACAACGACATCCCCGGTCCCACTGAAGAGGCTCTGCTTGACAACACCCCGATCGCCGATCCGGAACGTCCGGTCGAGATCCTGCGTACCGTTCACTCCTATGACCCCTGCATCGCCTGCGGCGTGCACGTCATTGATAACAAGACCGGTAACGTCAAGAAGTTCAGGGTCCTGTAG